A genomic segment from Gilvibacter sp. SZ-19 encodes:
- the rpoN gene encoding RNA polymerase factor sigma-54: MLKQQLNFKLSQKLSPQQIQLMKLIQLPTQAFEQRIAQEMQENPALEGGKDRSEEREDNYEGEEQYESDADTIETDINIDDYLSDDEIPSYKLSANNYSSDDEDKQVPYASGTSFTQFLMTQLNTFRLDEEQAEIAEFLVGSVDESGYIRRPVVDIMDDLAFTQNVYTTEEKIEQVLELVQQLDPAGVGARNLQECLLLQLERKSPTAEVQLAIDIIEDAFELFSKKHYSKLQHKFNITEDELRAAIHEIEGLNPKPGGTYASGTRIVEHVVPDFTIRIVDGELELTLNGRNAPELHVSKEYSDMLKGYKASKEKTKSQKDAVLFIKQKLDAAKWFIEAIRQRQQTLLVTMNAIMHYQHEYFLTGDERKLRPMILKDIADTIGMDVSTVSRVANSKYVDTPYGTKLIKEFFSESMKNDQGEDVSTREIKKILEITISEEDKKKPLTDDKLAKILKEKGYPIARRTVAKYREQLDLPVARLRKEI, translated from the coding sequence ATGTTAAAACAACAGCTCAATTTTAAACTCTCTCAAAAGTTGTCTCCGCAGCAGATACAGCTCATGAAGCTTATCCAGCTGCCAACACAGGCTTTTGAGCAACGCATTGCGCAAGAAATGCAAGAGAATCCCGCGCTAGAAGGTGGTAAAGACCGCAGCGAGGAGCGTGAAGACAATTACGAGGGAGAAGAGCAGTACGAGTCCGACGCAGACACCATAGAGACCGACATTAACATAGACGATTATTTGAGCGATGACGAGATACCTTCGTATAAGCTCTCGGCCAACAATTACAGCAGCGACGATGAGGACAAACAAGTGCCTTATGCATCTGGAACTTCTTTTACACAGTTTTTGATGACGCAGCTCAACACTTTCCGTTTAGATGAAGAGCAGGCCGAGATAGCCGAATTCTTGGTGGGGAGTGTAGACGAAAGCGGATACATTAGAAGACCCGTAGTCGATATTATGGACGATCTGGCTTTTACTCAAAACGTCTATACGACAGAAGAAAAGATAGAACAGGTCTTGGAACTTGTACAGCAATTGGATCCGGCTGGAGTGGGCGCACGCAATTTACAGGAATGTCTTTTATTACAATTAGAACGCAAGTCTCCCACAGCAGAGGTACAACTCGCCATAGACATCATAGAAGACGCCTTTGAGCTTTTTAGCAAGAAACACTACAGCAAGCTGCAGCACAAGTTCAATATCACCGAAGATGAACTTCGCGCAGCCATACACGAAATTGAGGGGCTAAACCCTAAGCCCGGTGGTACCTATGCTTCCGGCACGCGTATAGTGGAGCACGTGGTCCCAGACTTTACCATTCGTATAGTGGATGGAGAATTAGAGCTCACCTTAAACGGGAGAAACGCTCCGGAACTACACGTATCCAAGGAATACTCAGACATGCTTAAAGGCTATAAGGCCTCTAAGGAAAAGACCAAGTCGCAAAAGGATGCTGTGCTCTTTATAAAGCAGAAGTTAGATGCCGCTAAGTGGTTTATTGAGGCCATAAGACAGCGTCAACAGACGCTTTTGGTGACCATGAATGCCATTATGCATTATCAGCACGAATACTTCCTAACAGGAGACGAACGCAAGCTGCGTCCGATGATCTTAAAGGATATTGCAGACACCATTGGTATGGATGTCTCTACCGTATCTCGAGTGGCTAATAGTAAATATGTGGACACCCCATACGGAACCAAATTGATCAAAGAGTTCTTCTCAGAGTCGATGAAGAACGACCAGGGCGAGGATGTCTCAACTCGGGAGATCAAAAAGATCTTGGAGATCACCATATCCGAAGAGGACAAAAAGAAACCCCTAACAGACGATAAACTGGCTAAGATCCTTAAAGAAAAGGGGTATCCTATTGCCAGACGCACTGTAGCCAAGTACCGAGAACAATTAGACCTGCCTGTTGCGCGTTTACGCAAAGAGATCTAA
- the asnS gene encoding asparagine--tRNA ligase: MSYKEVLELLQSEPSLQEITVRGWVRSFRSNRFIALNDGSTIKNLQCVVDFENFDEQLLKRITTGAAIAVTGNLVASQGSGQAVEVAVSKVEILGDADPEEVKLTVLSPKRHTLEKLREQAHLRVRTNTFGAVMRLRSKLAFAVHEYFQKNGYFYMHAPIITGSDAEGAGEMFRVTTLDPRNPPVTEDGAVDYKEDFFGKESNLTVSGQLEAETYAMGLSKVYTFGPTFRAENSNTSRHLAEFWMIEPEVAFCDLDGNMDLAEDFIKYVIKYAVEHCQDDLAFLEDRLLKEEASKPADQRSPMPLREKLDFVLGNQFKRVSYTEAIDILKNSKPNKKKKFQYPIEDWGADLQSEHERYLVEKHFKCPVILFDYPANIKAFYMRLNEDEKTVRAMDVLFPGIGEIVGGSQREERYDVLKKKIADLGIDEKELWWYLDLRKFGTAVHSGFGLGFERLVQFVTGMGNIRDVIPYPRTPKNAEF, translated from the coding sequence ATGAGCTATAAAGAAGTTTTAGAATTGCTCCAAAGTGAGCCTTCCTTACAAGAAATTACTGTACGCGGTTGGGTGAGATCTTTCCGCTCCAATCGTTTTATTGCCTTAAACGACGGTTCTACGATCAAGAATTTGCAATGTGTGGTAGACTTTGAGAACTTCGATGAGCAATTGCTTAAACGAATCACAACAGGTGCTGCTATTGCTGTGACCGGAAACTTGGTTGCAAGCCAAGGAAGCGGCCAGGCTGTAGAAGTCGCTGTTTCTAAAGTGGAGATCTTAGGCGATGCCGATCCGGAAGAGGTTAAACTGACTGTACTCTCTCCAAAGCGTCACACCTTAGAAAAACTGCGCGAGCAGGCACACTTACGCGTGCGTACCAACACCTTTGGTGCTGTGATGCGCTTGCGTTCCAAGCTTGCCTTTGCGGTACATGAATATTTCCAAAAGAACGGATATTTCTATATGCACGCGCCTATCATTACAGGAAGCGATGCAGAAGGAGCCGGAGAAATGTTCCGCGTAACTACCCTAGATCCTCGAAATCCACCAGTTACCGAAGACGGCGCTGTAGATTATAAAGAAGACTTTTTTGGCAAGGAATCTAACCTGACTGTTAGCGGTCAGTTGGAAGCCGAAACCTATGCTATGGGCCTAAGCAAAGTGTATACGTTTGGTCCGACATTTAGAGCAGAGAATTCCAATACTTCGCGTCACTTGGCGGAGTTTTGGATGATAGAGCCGGAAGTTGCCTTTTGCGACTTAGATGGCAATATGGACTTGGCCGAAGACTTTATCAAATACGTTATCAAGTATGCCGTTGAGCATTGTCAAGACGACTTGGCTTTCTTAGAGGACAGACTCTTAAAAGAAGAAGCTAGCAAACCGGCAGACCAACGCAGTCCTATGCCGCTTCGCGAAAAATTGGACTTTGTATTGGGCAACCAATTCAAAAGGGTTAGCTACACCGAGGCTATAGATATTCTAAAGAATTCCAAGCCTAACAAAAAGAAGAAATTCCAATATCCTATTGAAGATTGGGGTGCAGACCTGCAGTCTGAGCACGAGCGCTATTTGGTAGAGAAGCACTTTAAGTGTCCGGTGATCTTATTCGATTACCCAGCCAATATCAAAGCGTTCTATATGCGCCTAAACGAAGATGAAAAGACCGTGCGCGCCATGGATGTACTTTTCCCTGGCATTGGCGAGATAGTTGGTGGATCGCAACGTGAGGAGCGTTACGATGTACTTAAAAAGAAGATCGCAGACCTCGGTATTGACGAAAAAGAACTTTGGTGGTATTTGGACCTGCGCAAGTTTGGAACTGCAGTACACTCCGGATTTGGCCTTGGTTTTGAACGCCTAGTACAATTCGTGACCGGGATGGGGAACATTAGAGATGTAATCCCTTATCCTAGAACACCAAAGAATGCCGAATTCTAA
- a CDS encoding outer membrane beta-barrel protein, whose amino-acid sequence MIARILFIGCLLLTSLGVSGQDLGQTEAVKDSVPVDEKYREDQFYFGLTYNLLTDTPANVKIRGFSGGARFGFVRDMPINAQRTLAVGLGAGLGFNRYGNTLSIAEDANDQLVLQVLDEETNFESNRFSVYHVEVPLELRWRSSTPTEFKFYRVHTGVIFSYAYWNRATFVQDGTRFTFDNLAQFNPFQAEAFLLLGYNTINFYAAYNFTAFFDSEAKLAEEPVNFRPLKLGILFYFL is encoded by the coding sequence ATGATCGCTAGAATTCTCTTTATTGGATGCTTGCTGCTGACCTCTCTCGGAGTTTCCGGGCAAGACCTAGGCCAAACCGAGGCCGTTAAAGACAGTGTGCCTGTAGACGAAAAGTACAGGGAGGACCAATTCTACTTTGGTCTTACTTATAATTTGCTTACCGATACTCCAGCCAATGTTAAGATTAGAGGCTTCTCAGGAGGTGCTCGTTTTGGCTTTGTGCGAGACATGCCTATCAATGCCCAGAGAACCTTAGCCGTTGGTTTGGGAGCAGGCCTTGGGTTTAATCGTTACGGAAACACTTTGTCAATTGCTGAGGATGCCAATGATCAGTTGGTATTACAGGTCTTAGACGAGGAAACCAACTTTGAAAGTAATCGGTTTAGTGTCTATCATGTGGAGGTTCCTTTAGAGTTGCGCTGGCGAAGCAGCACTCCCACTGAGTTCAAATTCTATCGAGTACATACCGGAGTAATATTTAGCTATGCCTATTGGAACAGGGCTACCTTTGTGCAAGACGGCACGCGCTTTACTTTTGACAATTTAGCTCAATTCAATCCGTTTCAGGCAGAAGCTTTCTTGCTACTAGGGTACAATACCATTAATTTTTACGCTGCTTATAATTTCACGGCCTTTTTTGATAGCGAAGCCAAACTAGCAGAAGAACCCGTAAACTTCAGACCCCTTAAACTCGGGATACTCTTTTATTTCTTATAA
- the pyrH gene encoding UMP kinase translates to MKYKRILLKLSGEALMGKRQYGIDPERLDDYAREIKKIIDQGVQVAIVIGGGNIFRGVAGASRGMDRVQGDHMGMLATVINGLALQSALEDNQVPTRLQSAIKINEVAEPFIRRKAIRHLEKGRVVIFGGGTGNPYFTTDSAAVLRAIEIGADVILKGTRVDGIYTSDPEKDSDATKFDYISFDDVIKKGLKVMDTTAFTLSQENELPIIVFDMNTQGNLGKVVSGENIGTKVNI, encoded by the coding sequence ATGAAATACAAGAGAATTTTACTGAAATTATCCGGAGAAGCCCTGATGGGAAAACGCCAATATGGTATCGATCCGGAGCGTTTGGACGACTACGCCAGAGAGATCAAAAAGATCATAGATCAGGGTGTTCAAGTGGCCATAGTAATTGGTGGCGGGAACATATTTAGGGGTGTTGCAGGAGCCTCTCGCGGTATGGACCGCGTGCAAGGTGACCATATGGGAATGTTGGCAACTGTTATAAACGGACTCGCCCTGCAAAGTGCCCTAGAGGACAACCAGGTTCCGACCCGTTTGCAAAGTGCCATTAAGATCAATGAGGTTGCCGAGCCTTTTATCCGCAGAAAAGCGATTCGCCATTTAGAAAAAGGACGTGTGGTTATCTTTGGAGGTGGTACAGGAAATCCTTATTTCACTACCGATTCCGCAGCAGTTTTGCGCGCCATAGAGATCGGCGCCGATGTGATCCTTAAAGGAACCCGAGTTGATGGAATCTATACTAGCGATCCGGAAAAAGACTCCGATGCGACGAAATTTGACTATATTTCATTTGACGACGTTATAAAGAAGGGGCTAAAAGTAATGGACACTACAGCTTTTACCTTAAGTCAGGAAAACGAGCTTCCTATCATTGTCTTTGACATGAATACGCAAGGTAACTTGGGGAAAGTAGTCAGCGGAGAGAACATAGGAACCAAGGTTAATATTTAA
- a CDS encoding biopolymer transporter ExbD has translation MSKFKKKKGGDLPAISTASLPDIVFMLLFFFMVATVMRQNTLKIQNNLPTANQLEKLDKKDRIIYIYAGKPSERYQSTFGQEARIQLGDKFADVKDIKLYIESERAKKNEALIPFLTTALKVDSETNMGLVSDIKQELRKVEAYKINYTTRKAVDQAQVFENMN, from the coding sequence ATGAGTAAATTCAAAAAGAAAAAAGGAGGCGATCTACCGGCAATTTCAACGGCCTCGTTACCGGATATTGTATTTATGCTACTGTTCTTTTTTATGGTGGCTACTGTGATGCGTCAGAACACGCTTAAGATCCAGAACAATTTGCCAACGGCAAACCAACTGGAGAAGCTTGACAAGAAAGACCGTATCATTTATATCTATGCCGGAAAGCCTAGTGAGCGTTATCAGTCCACTTTTGGACAAGAGGCGCGCATTCAGCTGGGAGACAAGTTTGCTGATGTAAAGGATATCAAACTCTATATAGAGTCTGAGCGTGCTAAGAAAAACGAGGCACTGATTCCTTTCTTGACAACAGCACTCAAGGTAGACAGTGAAACCAATATGGGACTGGTTAGTGATATTAAGCAAGAACTGCGTAAAGTAGAAGCTTATAAGATCAACTATACCACGCGTAAAGCGGTGGACCAGGCTCAGGTTTTCGAGAATATGAACTAA
- a CDS encoding RND family transporter gives MDKLFSIGFWSAVARFILRNRLLMLVVIAGLTVFFALQWKHMRFTYTEANLLPDKHEVNIAYNSFLETFGEEGNLIVIGVKDTAIFTPENFLAWDALSKKIGQYPEIDLTLSVGDLRVLNKNDKEQRFDLEPFITDSVPTAEQLAWYKYRLFEKLPFYKGLLYSPNKQSIRTGIYLKKELVNTPARRDFIIKNLIPEIEAFENTYGIDVYTSGMPYIRTLNSQNIIDEIGLFIGAALLVTSLIFFFFFRSFRATFISMITVIIGVMWAFGILGLLHYEITVLTALIPPLIIVIGIPNCIFLINKYQQEIKSHGNQAKSLQRVITKVGNATLMTNVTTASGFATFILTKSQLLKEFGTVASICIIAIFILCLCIIPIVYSYMAIPKYKHLKHLNKRWIGSFVSWMENMVKHHRVAIYAVSVILLAASIIGIYKIEISGSIIEDMPKSAAFFKDIRFYEKEYEGLMPLEILIDTQRKEGVMKLATIKRMDKLHTVIEDIPEFSNPISVVNLVKYSKQAYYNNNPEFYQLPNSQERTFILSFAKNSADGTDLMKSYVDSTGQYARITTFIKDTPTDRMNEIEDDLLEEIEKIFPKERYSVTLTGKALVFQKGTSYLVRNLIISLSLAILLIAIFMAWMFRSVKMILVSLLPNLLPLLVTAGMMGFIGIPIKPSTILVFSIAFGISVDDTIHFLAKYRQELIAKKWKISKSVYAALRETGVSMFYTSIVLFFGFSVFMISSFGGTVALGGLVSATLLFAMLSNLMLLPSLLLSLERSIANQETMRKPSLRIILDKEEIESLKDK, from the coding sequence GTGGATAAACTTTTCAGTATCGGATTTTGGAGTGCAGTTGCCCGATTCATTTTGAGGAATCGCCTCTTAATGTTGGTGGTCATTGCAGGACTTACCGTTTTCTTCGCCCTACAGTGGAAACACATGCGATTTACCTATACCGAGGCCAATCTACTACCAGACAAGCACGAGGTAAATATAGCCTACAACAGTTTTCTGGAAACCTTTGGAGAAGAGGGGAACCTTATCGTAATAGGTGTTAAAGACACTGCGATCTTTACCCCTGAGAACTTTTTGGCTTGGGATGCCCTCTCTAAAAAAATAGGGCAATATCCAGAGATCGATCTTACCCTCTCTGTTGGAGATTTACGCGTACTGAACAAAAACGACAAAGAGCAACGCTTTGACCTGGAGCCTTTTATTACAGATTCTGTCCCAACAGCAGAACAGTTGGCTTGGTATAAATACAGATTGTTCGAAAAGCTCCCTTTTTATAAAGGTTTGCTCTACAGCCCTAACAAGCAATCTATTCGAACCGGGATCTATTTAAAGAAAGAACTGGTCAATACCCCGGCCCGAAGAGACTTTATTATCAAGAATCTTATCCCAGAGATCGAAGCCTTTGAGAATACTTACGGCATAGATGTCTATACCTCGGGGATGCCCTATATCAGAACGCTGAACTCTCAGAACATCATAGACGAGATCGGCTTGTTCATTGGGGCGGCACTTTTGGTGACTTCGCTGATCTTTTTCTTTTTCTTCAGATCATTTAGAGCCACTTTTATCTCTATGATCACTGTGATCATTGGGGTGATGTGGGCCTTTGGAATTCTCGGGCTCTTGCATTACGAAATCACAGTGCTTACAGCACTGATTCCCCCGCTGATAATCGTTATCGGTATCCCGAATTGTATCTTTCTGATAAATAAATATCAGCAGGAAATAAAATCTCACGGAAACCAAGCCAAGTCCTTGCAACGCGTTATCACCAAAGTTGGGAACGCCACGTTAATGACCAACGTGACCACAGCCTCTGGATTTGCCACTTTTATACTCACCAAAAGTCAACTGCTCAAGGAATTTGGTACGGTAGCCTCTATTTGTATCATCGCCATTTTTATACTCTGTTTGTGTATTATTCCGATCGTGTACAGCTATATGGCCATTCCGAAGTACAAGCACCTAAAACACCTGAACAAACGCTGGATAGGCAGTTTTGTCTCTTGGATGGAAAACATGGTGAAGCATCACCGGGTTGCCATTTACGCGGTTTCGGTGATCTTATTGGCGGCGAGTATCATTGGAATTTACAAAATTGAGATATCGGGCAGTATCATAGAAGATATGCCTAAAAGCGCAGCCTTCTTTAAGGACATCCGCTTTTACGAGAAAGAATACGAGGGCTTGATGCCTTTGGAGATCCTTATCGATACCCAACGCAAGGAAGGGGTAATGAAATTGGCGACCATAAAACGTATGGACAAGCTCCATACAGTGATCGAAGACATACCGGAATTCTCTAATCCGATCTCTGTGGTGAATTTGGTGAAGTATTCCAAACAGGCGTATTACAATAACAACCCGGAGTTTTACCAGCTGCCCAATTCGCAAGAACGGACCTTTATACTTTCGTTTGCGAAAAACTCTGCGGATGGCACCGATCTTATGAAGAGCTATGTGGACAGTACTGGTCAATACGCTCGTATTACCACTTTTATCAAGGACACGCCTACAGATCGCATGAACGAAATAGAAGACGATCTGTTAGAAGAGATAGAAAAGATATTTCCGAAAGAACGCTACAGCGTTACCCTTACCGGAAAGGCCTTAGTGTTTCAAAAAGGAACCAGCTATTTGGTCCGCAACCTGATCATCTCCTTATCTCTTGCCATTTTGCTAATTGCGATCTTTATGGCTTGGATGTTCAGAAGCGTAAAAATGATCTTGGTGTCTCTACTGCCTAACCTATTGCCCCTATTAGTCACCGCGGGCATGATGGGCTTTATTGGGATTCCAATTAAACCTTCCACTATTTTGGTGTTTAGTATTGCCTTTGGTATTTCTGTGGATGATACCATTCACTTTCTTGCCAAATACAGGCAGGAACTCATCGCCAAGAAATGGAAGATCTCCAAATCGGTCTATGCTGCATTGCGGGAAACTGGGGTGAGTATGTTCTACACCTCCATTGTACTGTTCTTTGGATTCTCGGTGTTTATGATCTCGAGTTTTGGAGGTACTGTGGCCTTGGGCGGATTGGTTTCTGCCACCCTGCTCTTTGCCATGCTGTCAAACCTAATGCTACTCCCCTCTTTGCTACTTTCTTTGGAACGCAGTATAGCCAACCAAGAAACCATGCGAAAACCATCCTTGAGAATCATCTTGGATAAAGAAGAAATAGAATCCCTAAAGGATAAGTAA
- the frr gene encoding ribosome recycling factor yields MDEEIDFIIDAAKEGMQKSIDHLKKKLINIRAGKASPSMVGSVMVEYYGTPTPLSQVANVNTPDGMTISIQPWEKALIPEIEKGIQMANLGFNPMNNGESVIINVPPLTEERRRELAKQARSEAEEAKIGVRNERKSANNELKGLDISEDLKKNLEIDIQEMTDKHITQIDAILSTKEKEIMTV; encoded by the coding sequence ATGGATGAAGAAATAGACTTTATTATTGATGCGGCCAAAGAAGGCATGCAGAAATCTATCGACCACCTTAAAAAGAAGCTGATCAACATTCGCGCTGGAAAGGCTTCTCCTTCTATGGTAGGGAGTGTCATGGTTGAGTATTACGGAACTCCGACTCCATTGAGTCAGGTTGCCAATGTGAATACTCCAGACGGTATGACCATTTCTATTCAGCCTTGGGAAAAGGCCTTGATCCCAGAAATTGAAAAAGGGATACAAATGGCCAATTTGGGTTTTAATCCAATGAACAATGGCGAGAGTGTGATCATTAACGTACCACCACTCACAGAAGAGCGCCGTAGAGAACTAGCCAAACAAGCGCGTTCTGAGGCCGAAGAGGCTAAGATCGGTGTGCGCAACGAACGTAAGTCTGCCAATAATGAGCTTAAAGGACTTGATATCTCCGAAGACCTGAAAAAGAATCTGGAGATCGATATTCAGGAAATGACCGATAAGCACATTACTCAGATCGATGCTATTTTGAGCACCAAGGAAAAAGAAATAATGACGGTGTAA